The sequence AGCTCTGCCGGTTGCAACGGTGCAGACGTCCACCGTAATTGAGCAGACCGTGCCCACCCTTGTTGAGGTTGTGGGCACCCTGCAGGCTGTTGAGCGTGCGGCCATTGCCGCTAAAGTGACGGGTGTTGTGACCGACGTGCCTGTGGTATTAGGTTCCCGTGTAAACAAAGGCGACCTGCTGGTTAAAATCAGTGCCCGGGAAATCGCAGCCCAGCTCAATCAAGCCCAGGCCCGGTTTAATCAGGCCGGGCGCAATCTTTCGCGTGAACAGAAACTTTTAAAAAAACATGCCGCTACGGCTGAAACCGTCAAATCCATGCAGGATCAGTATGCCGTGGCAAAAGCGGCAGTGCAGGGGGCCCGGACCATGCTCAGTTATGCCACCATCTTCGCGCCTTTTTCCGGCGTGATTACAGCGAAAAATGTACACGCCGGAGACCTGGCCACACCCGGCACGGTGCTGCTGCGTATGGAAAATGATCAGAAACTGCAGGCGGTTTGTGCCGTACCCGAAAGCCTGGTGCTTCAGATCCGACCGGGTCAGACGCTTACGGTCACTGTCCCCACGGCCGGACTGACCATTAACGGCAAGGTGGCCGAAGTGGCGCCTTCGGCCGATCCTGCCTCCCGGACAGCAGCGGTCACTATCGATCTTTCGTACAATGAGAAATTGCGCACCGGGCAGTTTTCCCGGGTCAAACTGCCCGGACAGGCCAAGACATCCCTGTTTGTGCCCGACGGCACCGTGTTACTCAAAGGACAGATGGAACGTATCTTTGTGGTTGCGGACAATAAAGCCCATCTTCGCCTGGTACGAACCGGCATGCGCCGGGACGGCCTCACGGAGATTGTCGCAGGTCTGAATCCCGGTGAAACGGTTATTTGGCAAAACAATGAACATCTCGTGGACGGACAGCCCATAAAAATAGAATAGAGAAATTCGATGAACGAACAACAATCTTCCGCACACCAGGGTTTTGCCGGCCGGTTAGCCGCGACCTTTGTTGAGTCCAAATTGACATTGATCGGTATTTTTGCCTCGCTTCTGCTCGGGGTTATGGCCGTTACCATGCTGCCCAGGGAAGAGGAACCCCAGATTAAAGTGCCCATGATTGATGTCATGGTTGCCATGCCCGGGGCCGGCGCTAAAGAGGTGGAACAGCGCTTGAGCATCCCCATGGAAAAGCTGCTTTATGAACTGCCCGGCGTGGAGTATATCTATTCCACCTCCATGCCGGGTAAAAGTATGCTGGTGGTCCGTTTTTATGTGGGCCAGGACCTGGAAGCGTCCATTGTCCGGCTGAATCAAAAGCTGCAAACCAATTTTGACCGAATCCCCCACGGTGTTTCCAGGCCCATGATTAAACCACACACCATTGATGATGTGCCGATTCTGGCGTTGACGTTTCATTCCAAAACCTATGACCATTTTATGTTGCGAAGGCTGGCTGCCCAGGTGGACGATGAGGTGAAATCCATCTTTGAGGTTTCTGAAACCAAACTGATTGGAGGGACCCGTCGCCGGGTGCGTGTATTGTTTGATCCGTTGCAGCTGGCGGCCCGGAATTTGACCCCCTTTGATCTGATCAATCACCTCACCCAAGCCAACCGCCAGGCGTTTTCAGGTGCTACCCAGGCCAATAACCGGGAAATACTCATCCAGACCGGCACCTTTTTGAAAACAGCCGAAGATATCGGCAATATCGTCATCAGTGTCCGCAGCGGCAATCCTGTTTACCTCCACCAGGTGGCAAAAATTGTTGACGGGCCCGAAGAGCCTGAATCTTATGTATTGTTTGGCAGCAAGAACCGCCACGATCCGGAAGCGGCCGTCACACTTTCCGTGGCCAAACGGCCAGGCGCCAATGCCGTTGATGTGGTGGAACAGGTTTTGACCAAGGTGGACCAGCTTAAAGGCAGCCTGATCCCCGGTGATGTGGAAGTCACCGTGACCCGGAATTATGGGGAGACCGCGGCTGAAAAATCAAATGAATTGCTGTTGCACATGGGCATTGCCGTGTTCGGCGTAGCCCTGCTCATTTTGGTTTTCCTGGGATGGCGGGAGTCCATGATTGTCATGCTCGCCATCCCCTCCACCTTGTCTTTGACCCTTCTACTTTTCTATTTATACGGCTATACGTTGAACCGGATTACGCTGTTTGCCCTGATTTTTTCCATCGGTATTCTGGTTGACGACGCCATTGTGGTGGTGGAAAATATTGTCAGACATATGCGGCTGCCTGAGAACCGGTCCCGTTCCTTTAAAGACATTGCCATTATTGCGGTGGGCGAGGTGGGCAATCCAACGATTCTTGCCACATGGGCCGTTATTGCCGCGATTTTACCCATGGCCTTTGTGGGTGGACTCATGGGACCGTACATGCGTCCCATCCCGGTGGGCGCATCTGCTGCTATGGTCTTTTCCCTGATTATCGCGTTTACCATCACCCCCTGGGCGGCTATCCATATTTTAAAACGCAAACAGGCGGCAACATTCGGGGGCACAGTGGCAGAGGAGAAAGGCCATGACCCCGACCATGCCCCGGATGATCCGTTTACCCGGTTGTATCACCATATCATGGATCCGCTGCTGGCCCATGGCGCCTGGCGCATTCTGTTTTTCTGCATCATCATTGCCATGCTGTTGGCGTCCTGTGCCCTGGTTGTGTTGGGTCTGGTTAAGGTAAAGATGCTGCCCTTTGACAATAAATCGGAATTTCAGGTAATTCTGGACATGCCCGAAGGCGGTACCTTGGAGCAGACCACCCGGGTGGCCATGGAGATGGCCCAGGTCATCAAACAGGAACCGGATGTCACTGATTATCAGATATACGCAGGTACGGCCTCCCCGTACAATTTCAACGGTCTGGTCCGTCACTATTTTATGCGTTCGGGCCCCAGTGTGGCAGATATTCAGGTCAACCTGACACCTAAACATGATCGTGACCGCCAAAGCCATGACATTGCGAAAAACGTACGTCCGGCATTGGCGGCCATCGCTGAAAAATACGGGGCCACCATTGCGGTTGCCGAAGTGCCGCCGGGCCCGCCGGTCCTCCAGACACTGGTTGCCGAGGTTTACGGCCCCAACCATGCCTCTCGCCTGGCTTTGGCCAAAAAGGTCAAACAGATTTTTGCCCAGACGGATGGTGTGGTGGATATTGATTGGTACCGTGAGAATGATCGCGAAAAGACCATTATCACGGTGGACAAGGAAAAAGCGGCGCTGCACGGCATCAGTGAAGGCGACATCACCCGGGCTGTGAATATGGGGCTTTCCGGATTGTCTGTGGATTTGTTCCATCAGCCCCGGGACAAGGAGGAAATAGATATTGTATTTCAGCTGCCCAAAGCCGAACGCGCCCGGATTGATTCTATCCTGAACATCGGGCTGCGTAATCCG comes from uncultured Desulfobacter sp. and encodes:
- a CDS encoding efflux RND transporter periplasmic adaptor subunit, producing MKIPTHLMFGLMMILVSGLGAQAQESQTALPVATVQTSTVIEQTVPTLVEVVGTLQAVERAAIAAKVTGVVTDVPVVLGSRVNKGDLLVKISAREIAAQLNQAQARFNQAGRNLSREQKLLKKHAATAETVKSMQDQYAVAKAAVQGARTMLSYATIFAPFSGVITAKNVHAGDLATPGTVLLRMENDQKLQAVCAVPESLVLQIRPGQTLTVTVPTAGLTINGKVAEVAPSADPASRTAAVTIDLSYNEKLRTGQFSRVKLPGQAKTSLFVPDGTVLLKGQMERIFVVADNKAHLRLVRTGMRRDGLTEIVAGLNPGETVIWQNNEHLVDGQPIKIE
- a CDS encoding efflux RND transporter permease subunit translates to MNEQQSSAHQGFAGRLAATFVESKLTLIGIFASLLLGVMAVTMLPREEEPQIKVPMIDVMVAMPGAGAKEVEQRLSIPMEKLLYELPGVEYIYSTSMPGKSMLVVRFYVGQDLEASIVRLNQKLQTNFDRIPHGVSRPMIKPHTIDDVPILALTFHSKTYDHFMLRRLAAQVDDEVKSIFEVSETKLIGGTRRRVRVLFDPLQLAARNLTPFDLINHLTQANRQAFSGATQANNREILIQTGTFLKTAEDIGNIVISVRSGNPVYLHQVAKIVDGPEEPESYVLFGSKNRHDPEAAVTLSVAKRPGANAVDVVEQVLTKVDQLKGSLIPGDVEVTVTRNYGETAAEKSNELLLHMGIAVFGVALLILVFLGWRESMIVMLAIPSTLSLTLLLFYLYGYTLNRITLFALIFSIGILVDDAIVVVENIVRHMRLPENRSRSFKDIAIIAVGEVGNPTILATWAVIAAILPMAFVGGLMGPYMRPIPVGASAAMVFSLIIAFTITPWAAIHILKRKQAATFGGTVAEEKGHDPDHAPDDPFTRLYHHIMDPLLAHGAWRILFFCIIIAMLLASCALVVLGLVKVKMLPFDNKSEFQVILDMPEGGTLEQTTRVAMEMAQVIKQEPDVTDYQIYAGTASPYNFNGLVRHYFMRSGPSVADIQVNLTPKHDRDRQSHDIAKNVRPALAAIAEKYGATIAVAEVPPGPPVLQTLVAEVYGPNHASRLALAKKVKQIFAQTDGVVDIDWYRENDREKTIITVDKEKAALHGISEGDITRAVNMGLSGLSVDLFHQPRDKEEIDIVFQLPKAERARIDSILNIGLRNPRNPASVLTPLRELVTLSRAPVDQPIYRKNLKPVIYVTGDVAGAAESPIYPILEMNKAVAQLSGKDFGGSLDHVTIYNLKQPFNESEPSIKWDGEWHITLEVFRDLGLAFCVVMVLIYMLMVGWFKSYVTPVVVMVAIPFSLIGILPAHWALGAFFTATSMIGFMAGAGIVVRNSIILVDFIELRRSHGLPLAEAVVEAGAIRFRPMLLTALAVVVGASVILADPIFQGLAISLMFGEIASLLISRMAVPVLYYMAQKLERV